The window TCCCCTTTAACAACCCTTCAAAAATGGAGGGTTTTTTTGTGGATAAAATCATAGCCCTAATATAGTTTCATCCCCCACTTACTGCCAAAAGGATGTGAAAATTTAATCATGTAAAAAAACTCATACAAAAAGCGTCGATCTCAACTGACCAACGCTTTCTGCTGTATGGGAAACTGAAGCACTAATTCTTCATTTTCGGGTCAAGGGCATCCCTTAATCCGTCTCCCATCAAATTAAATCCGAGTACGGTGAGCATGATGGCAATCCCCGGAAAGAATAAGGTCCATGGGGCTTGCATCAAATAATTTTTCGAATCGGCGAGCATCTTTCCCCACTCGGGTGTTGGGGCCTGTGCGCCCATCCCTAAAAACCCAAGGGCTGCTGCTTCGATAATCGCAGTTGCAATCGCCAATGTCGCTTGGACGATTACCGGAGAAATGCTGTTTGGCAATACATGTTTTAAAAGAATCCGGGAATCCTTCATCCCAATCGCCCAGGCTGCCATGATATACTCTTCCTGCTTGACACTGAGTACCCTGGAGCGCACAATCCGTCCAAAGTTTGGGATATTGATGAGCGCAATCGCAATTAGGGCGTTTTGTAAAGACGGTCCTAAAATTGCGACAACGGCAATCGCCAATAATATGCTTGGAAAAGCAAGCATGATATCAAATATCCGTGAAATAATCGTGTCAACCCAGCGCCCATAGTAGCCGGAAACAATCCCGAGCAGTGTACCAATGATCACAGAACCCAATACAGAGGAAAATCCCACCCATAGAGAGATTCTTGCCCCATAGATGACCCTTGAAAAAATATCACGGCCAAAGTCATCGGTTCCAAACCAATGCTTACTTGACGGCGCTTGCATTCGCTCCGCCAACACCTGATCCTTAAAGCTATAAGGCGAAATTACAGGCGCGAGAACAGCAATAATAATAAAAAATACAACAATGCTTAAGCCGATAATAGCCAATTTATTTTTATAAAAGGATTGCCAGGCTTCCTTCCATGGAGGTACCAACTTATCCTCCTCGGCGATTTTTGGGATGTCAGCAATATTTTTTGCCAATTCTGCCATAGTGGAAACCTCCTTTATTATGTATATTTAATTCTTGGATCAATAAAGACATATAATAAATCCACTATTAAATTAATGAAAACAAAAATTGCGGCAATGATTAAGATACCTGACTGGATTACCGGATAATCACGGTAGCCGATTGCGTCATACAAGTACCGGCCAATTCCCGGCCAGCCGAAAATTGTTTCTGTTAATATGGCTCCCCCCAGCAAAAGACCTGCCTGCAAACCAATTACGGTTAACACGGGTATAATCGCGTTCTTCAATGAATGCTTATACACAACCCAAAACATTCCCAGCCCTTTTGCCCTTGCAGTCCGAATATAATCCGACTTCATGACTTCGAGCATTGTAGCACGAGTCATTCTCGCTATGATGGCCATTGGAATCGTGGCCAGCGTCATGCTCGGCAAAATTAGATGCTGAATCACTGTCCCGAATTGGTCGGTTCTGCCTTGAAGCAAGGTATCAATTAAATAAAGGCCTGTAATCGCTGTTACAGGGTCTCTGACATTCTCTCTCCCGGTTGTTGGCAGCCATCCAAGTTCAATTGAAAATGCCCACTGTTCCATTAAACCGAGCCAAAAAATCGGCATCGATACCCCGATTAAGGCCAGTACCATAGCAACATAATCAAACCACGACTTTGAAAACCAGGCACTGATAATGCCGGCATTGACGCCAATCAAGACTGCGATCAGCATTGCGACAATTGTCAATTCCAGTGTTGCAGTCAAGAATGGCCAAATTTCTTCGTTGATGGCCCCCCTTGTCCTTAGAGAAGTACCTAAATCCCCATGCAGCAAGGAATTAAGATAATCGACATATTGTTCGTACCATGGCCTGTCCAAGCCCAATTGTTTGGTTACTTCAGCAATTGCCTCCTTTGTTGCTCTTTGGCCAAGAATCACCTGGGCAGGGTTTCCAGGAATGGCATGGATGATTGCAAAAACAACAAGGGTCATTCCAAATAAAACCGGAAATAACGCTAAAATACGCTTGGCTGTATAAGCTAGCACCCTTTTCACCCCTTATTCTTTTATTAAACGAAAGGAGAGGCAAAGCTCCTCCCCTTTCAAGTTTCATTATTTAAATTCGACTTTCGTAACAGCTTCCGAACCTGTCGGATGCGGCAGGTAGTTCACTACATCTTTACTTGCGGCAAGCAGCGGCACTGAGTGAACAAGCGGTACCCACGGAGCATCATCTTTGATAATCTCTTGGGCCTTTTTGTATAATTCGTTCCGCTTCTCCTGATCTGGTTCGGTTTGGGCCTGAATTAAAATGTCATGAAGTTCATCATTGCTATAATGTGCATAGTTGTTGCTGCCGATGCTGTCCTTATCCAAAAGGGTATATAGGAAGTTATCCGCATCCCCGTTGTCACCTGTCCAGCCGAGCATGAACATATCAAACTCGCCTTTGGCAGCCTTCTCCAGATACGTCGCCCATTCGACGGATTGGATATTGGCTTTTACGCCGATTTTACTTAAGCTTTCCTGGATAACCTCTGCAACCTTCTGTGCCTCAGGCATGTAAGGGCGCGCTACAGGCATGGCCCATAGGTCAATCTCGAAGCCTTTTTCATATCCTGCCTCTTTCAATAATGCTTTAGCTTTTTCTAAATCAAATGGATAATCACTGATTTGGTCGTTATACCCTTCAAGTGATGGCGGCATCGGGTTGATTGCCGGTTCTGCTTTTCCGCCATAGAACGCGTCGATGATCGACTTTTTATCAATCGCATGATTGATGGCCTGGCGTACCAGTTTATTATCGAATGGCTTACGGGTATTTGTCATGCCAATGTAACCAACGTTATTTGACGGGCGCTCAATGACTTGCAACTTGTCATTTGCTGAAACTGATGCTTCA is drawn from Bacillus sp. FJAT-18017 and contains these coding sequences:
- a CDS encoding ABC transporter permease; protein product: MAELAKNIADIPKIAEEDKLVPPWKEAWQSFYKNKLAIIGLSIVVFFIIIAVLAPVISPYSFKDQVLAERMQAPSSKHWFGTDDFGRDIFSRVIYGARISLWVGFSSVLGSVIIGTLLGIVSGYYGRWVDTIISRIFDIMLAFPSILLAIAVVAILGPSLQNALIAIALINIPNFGRIVRSRVLSVKQEEYIMAAWAIGMKDSRILLKHVLPNSISPVIVQATLAIATAIIEAAALGFLGMGAQAPTPEWGKMLADSKNYLMQAPWTLFFPGIAIMLTVLGFNLMGDGLRDALDPKMKN
- a CDS encoding ABC transporter permease yields the protein MLAYTAKRILALFPVLFGMTLVVFAIIHAIPGNPAQVILGQRATKEAIAEVTKQLGLDRPWYEQYVDYLNSLLHGDLGTSLRTRGAINEEIWPFLTATLELTIVAMLIAVLIGVNAGIISAWFSKSWFDYVAMVLALIGVSMPIFWLGLMEQWAFSIELGWLPTTGRENVRDPVTAITGLYLIDTLLQGRTDQFGTVIQHLILPSMTLATIPMAIIARMTRATMLEVMKSDYIRTARAKGLGMFWVVYKHSLKNAIIPVLTVIGLQAGLLLGGAILTETIFGWPGIGRYLYDAIGYRDYPVIQSGILIIAAIFVFINLIVDLLYVFIDPRIKYT